In Elstera cyanobacteriorum, the genomic stretch CCTCCACCATCGTGGTTTTCGGCAGTGCGCGGGTAAAGCCGGGCAGCCCTTGGTACGAGGCGGCGCGGGCCTTTGGCGCCTTGGCGTCCCGGCGCGGTGGGGCCTTGATCGACCGGCCAGAGGGGCGGGAGCATGTGATCGCCACCGGCGGCGGGCCGGGGATTATGGAAGCCGCCAATCGCGGTGCGGCGGAGGTTGGGGCGCCGACTATCGGCTTCAACATCACCCTGCCGCACGAGCAGGAACCGAACGCTTTTTCAACGCCGGACCTAACCTTCCGCTTCCATTATTTCGCCATGCGCAAGATGCATCTGGCGATGCGCGCCGCCGCCCTGGTGGTCTTTCCCGGCGGTTTCGGCACGCTCGATGAACTCTTCGAACTGCTGACCCTGCGCCAGACCGGCAAGATCGACCATGATCTGCCGGTAATCCTGTTCGACCGGGGGTTTTGGACGAAGCTGCTCGATCTTCAGGTCATGCTCGACGCCGGAATGATCGCGGAGAGAGATTTAAAGCTCTTCACCTATGCCGATACGGCGGCGGAGGCGTGGGAGTTGCTGGCGGCACGGGGATTGGGGCGCGCCTAAGACCAGTCGCCGACAAATGCGGAGGATATATGCTTCCCCGGTTGATAGGTTTAATGGCCCTAAGCGGGATTGTTGGTTTCTGCGCCGGAATTGGGTTTACGACCGTCACCGACGATATAAAGCCTTCCTTGCCGCCCATTCTCCAAAGTGACGATCTGTATCGTCTCATTATTGAAAATCCGTCGCTCGATCAGGCGGTGATTAACTATGAGGGGCGCCGGGCCGCTACTTTGTGCCTAGCAAAATCCTATCAACCACCCACTCGGTCGGAGCTTTCCCTGCCCTCAAATATTCATGATATGTTGAACAACGATGCTGACATCACTAATTTCATGATTTTCTTCGATGATCATGGCGAACTGCTTTTCAGTTTGACGGCGCATTATGGTGATATTCCCAAAAGAGTCGGTTTAAGTTGGGGGGAATGTCTTGATTTTCTCAAAAAAACGCAATAATTATTATATTTTCTATTTTTGTGGTGAGATAGTGTTTTTATTGCTTTCTTAAAAAATTGTTTTGGGGGGATATAATGAAAAAAGAAAAATTGAATTTGTTCATGATAAGAATTATGAGTAGAGCAATTTCAGTAATTGCGTTTATCTACATTATTTTTCTTTTTTATAAAGAAATTGATCGTATTATTTTTCCCTTGCCTCCATCCGAAGTGCCTAAAAACGAACCTTTAATTATCCGTAGTCAGAGTGTCTTTTATGAATATACAGACAATCTACGTCCCTCTGGACGACGGTTCTCTCATGATGGGAAGCAGGTTGGGCTAGTCTGTGCTCTATCGGTCTATGACCGTCCAAAAATGGCAACTCCTTCCCATTCCTCCTATATCGATGCGTGGCTCTCCAACGAATTTGGAAGGGCCTTCTTAGTGCTCTACGATGAGCAGAAAAATTACATTGGTGCGGTAGAGGTTGATGATTCGAGGGCAAACCCCAGCCCCCTATCATGGGGCGATTGTATGGCTCTTCCCGAGTAGTCGGCTGGCAAGACGGTGCTTCTAACGAACCACCACGCAATCAACTTGCCGCTCCTTGAGCGCCCGGCAGAGGCTTTGTGCCTCGGGTGCGGGGAGCAGTTTACCGAGATAGACGCGCGTCCAACCATCGGCGCCCGTGTCGTGGGTCAGGGAGAGGCCGTCGCGCCAATCGGCGGTTTTGCGGAAGAAATCGCGCTCGAAAGGTTTCAGGCTGCTGGCGTCGCGTAGGGCGGCGACCCGGATGCGGCTATCGCCCACCGGCGCGGGTTTTACGGCACTGGGGGCCGGGGGAGGGGCCACGGGCGGCGGTTCGGGGGAGCGCGCGGGCGTTTCCGGGATCGGCGGCGCGACCGATTTCCGCACCGGGGGCGGGGCCGCTTCCGCCAAGGCCGTATGGTCAACTGTCACCGCCGGGGCGGGCGGTTTTGGCGCGGGCATTGGGAAGGTGCGAACAACGGCATCGGGCCGCCCCGGCACCGGGTCGGGCGCGCGGGTAACGACCTGGGGCGCCCAATTATCGGGCGGGCGCGGGGCATTGGGATCGGGCAGGGCGAAGCGGAAGCTTGGGGACTTCCCTTCCCGCCGCGCGACTTCGGACGCGGCGAGCCCATGGCCGCCCGCAGCGGCGCTTTTGAAGCGGCTCAGCGCCTCCGCCTCTTCCGCCGGATCGTTGCCTGCCAGCAGCAGGCCCAGCCGATAGCTTGCCTCGCGGTGACCGTGATCGGCGGCGCGGGTGAGAAAATCCCGCGCGCCCGCGCGGTTGCGATAGGGCGCGGGCGCCGTCGCCAACAGCAGGCCCAGTTGATATTCCGCCTCCGGCTCCCGAGCATCCGCCAGCGGTTGCCACAGGCTTTGCGCTTCGGCCCAATCCTGGCGGGCGAGGGCTTCCAGCACCTGCACCTGGGTTTCGGCGACATCGCGCGCTTGCGCCCCGGTCAACGCTCCGAGGACGAGCAGCGCGGGCAGCAGGCGGATCATTCGGCGGCGAGCTTGGCGCGGCTGCGCGCGGCGGGCCGGGTCGCCTTCGGTTCGGGCGGGGCGACGGTATCGAGCACGGCAAGCAGCGCCCGGCGCAACTCCTCCACCTTACTGGGCCGTTCGAGCTTCAGGCCGAAAATATCCTTCACATAGAAAACGTCCACCACCTTTTCGCCGTAGGTGGTGATCTTGGCGGCGCCGATTTGCAGGTTTTGCTTGGTGATGGTGCTGCCAAGATCGTGCAGCAGCCCTGGCCGATCGCGGCCATTGATCTCGACCACCGTGGACGTGGCAGAGGCGGAATTATGCACCAGAACACGCGGCGGCACGGTAAAGACCTGGGTGCGCGCCGGGCCGCTGCGCTGGGTCTTGAGATCGGCGAGCGACTTCAGCCGCCCGGACAGGGATTGTTCGATCAGCACGGCCAGGCGCGCCAGCTTATCGGGCCGGTCGAAGGCGCCGCCGTCCTGGTCTTGCACCGTGAAACTATCCAGCACCATCGAGTTCGATAGGGTGAAAATCCGCGCGTCGACGATATTCGCCCCGGCAACCGCCAAGGCCCCGGCGATGCGGGCGAACACGCCCGGATGGTCCCCCGTATAGATGGTCACATCGGTCACGCCGCGCTTGGCATCGACGCGGGTTTCGACCGACAGCGGCGCGCCGTCCAGCATGGCGCGGCGGATCATGCGGGCATTGCGCGCCAAAATCGCCGGGTCGGCGGACAGCCAGTAGGACGGGCTGCCGAGGGCGATATGGGCGTTGAAATCCGCCTCCGCCCAATCGTCCAGCAGCTTGCGCATTTCGGTATGCTGGGCTTGCAGCCGCCGTTCGAGCGGGCTGACGCCTTCCACCGGTTCGGCGGTCAGCTTAGCTTCGGCGAGGGTGTAGAGCTCGCGCAGCAGCCCGGCCTTCCAATTGTTCCAGACTTTCGGACCAACGGCGCGAATATCGGCGACGGTCAGGATCAGCAGCAGCTTCAACCGTTCCGGCGACTGCACCAGATCGACGAAATCCTGCAAGGTCTTCGGATCCTGCAAATCGCGGCGGAAGGCGGTATTGCTCATGGCGAGATGCTGGCGCACCAGCCAGGCGACGGTTTCCGTCTCCTCCGCCGTCAACCCCAGGCGCGGGCAGAGCTTATAAGCCACCTGTTCGCCCAAGACCGAATGATCGCCGCCGCGCCCTTTGGCGATATCGTGCAGCAGCACCGCGACATACAGCGCCCGGCGCGATACCAGCGTTGGGAAGAGGGCGGTGGCCAGCGGCGCTTCGTCCTTCAGTTTGCCTTTTTCGATCGCGGCCAGAATGCCGATGGCGAACAGCGTATGCTCGTCCACCGTAAACACATGGTACATATCGTACTGCATTTGGGCGACGACCCGGCCAAAATCCGGCACAAAGCGGCCCAGCACCCCGGCTTCGTTCATCCGGCGCAGCGCTTGTTCCGGCTCGTTGCGCGACGCGAGCATTTCAAGAAACAGCCGGTTGGCGTCCGGGTGATCGCGCAGCTTGGCGTCGATCAGCTTCAGGTTTTGTGTGACGAGCCGAAGGGCGGTCGGGTGAATATCGAAGCCCGTGCGGTCGGCCTCCCAAAACAGCCGGATCAGGTTTACAGGGTCGGCTAAAAAGGCTTCCTTTTGCCCGATGGAAAGACGGTTCCCCTCGACGATAAAACCGTCCTTCTCGTGCTTTTTGGTCCCGAACCAGCGGTGCAGGGCGGAGGCTTTGGGCTTGCGCTTCTGTTCCGCTTCCAAGGCTGCGCAGAAGATGCGGGTGAGGTCGCCCACGTCTTTCGCCACCAGAAAATAATGCTTCATAAAGCGTTCGACACCGCGCGTGCCCGCGTGGTCGGTATAGCCCATCGCGGCGGCCAGTTCGCGCTGCACGTCGAAGGTCAGCCGCTCTTCCGCCCGGCCCGCCAGATAGTGCAGATGGCAGCGAATGGTCCAGAAGAAGGCCTCGGCTTTCGCGAATTTATTGGCTTCCGCCGTGGTCAGCACGCCGCGCAGCGGCAGGGCGGCGACGTCATCGACCTGATAGGCGTATTTGGCGATCCAATAGAGCGTATGCAGATCGCGGAGGGCGCCTTTGCCTTCCTTGATATTCGGCTCCAGCACATAGCGGCTATCGCCCATCCGCTCGTGCCGCGCGTCGCGCTCGCCCAGTTTGGCTTCGACGAAATCAAGCGCGGTGCCGGTCACCACTTCGGCGGCAAACCGGCGCTTCAGGTCGCTGTAGAGCGCTTGATCCCCCCAAACGTAGCGCGACTCCAGCAGGGCGGTACGGATGGTTTGGTCCTGCCGTGCCATGCGCAGGCATTCTTCGACCGAGCGGGTAGCGTGCCCGACCTTCAGCCCCAAATCCCACAGCATATACAGCATATATTCGACGATCTGCTCGCCGACCGGGGTTTGCTTATAGGGCAGCAGGAACAGTAGATCGACGTCGGAAAATGGCGCCATTTCCCCGCGCCCATAGCCGCCGACGGCGACTACTGCCAGCCGTTCAGCCTGGGTGGGGTTTGGGGTTTGGTAGACCCGCAGCGTCGTATCGTCATAGAGCACGCG encodes the following:
- a CDS encoding [protein-PII] uridylyltransferase, whose amino-acid sequence is MVRSPTYPKARRALIERRTLDLTLAALTFTDRQSPARRTAVFAELKQALAHGRDEIKRRFLAGGASGIETARAMAYLTDQLIRVLYDDTTLRVYQTPNPTQAERLAVVAVGGYGRGEMAPFSDVDLLFLLPYKQTPVGEQIVEYMLYMLWDLGLKVGHATRSVEECLRMARQDQTIRTALLESRYVWGDQALYSDLKRRFAAEVVTGTALDFVEAKLGERDARHERMGDSRYVLEPNIKEGKGALRDLHTLYWIAKYAYQVDDVAALPLRGVLTTAEANKFAKAEAFFWTIRCHLHYLAGRAEERLTFDVQRELAAAMGYTDHAGTRGVERFMKHYFLVAKDVGDLTRIFCAALEAEQKRKPKASALHRWFGTKKHEKDGFIVEGNRLSIGQKEAFLADPVNLIRLFWEADRTGFDIHPTALRLVTQNLKLIDAKLRDHPDANRLFLEMLASRNEPEQALRRMNEAGVLGRFVPDFGRVVAQMQYDMYHVFTVDEHTLFAIGILAAIEKGKLKDEAPLATALFPTLVSRRALYVAVLLHDIAKGRGGDHSVLGEQVAYKLCPRLGLTAEETETVAWLVRQHLAMSNTAFRRDLQDPKTLQDFVDLVQSPERLKLLLILTVADIRAVGPKVWNNWKAGLLRELYTLAEAKLTAEPVEGVSPLERRLQAQHTEMRKLLDDWAEADFNAHIALGSPSYWLSADPAILARNARMIRRAMLDGAPLSVETRVDAKRGVTDVTIYTGDHPGVFARIAGALAVAGANIVDARIFTLSNSMVLDSFTVQDQDGGAFDRPDKLARLAVLIEQSLSGRLKSLADLKTQRSGPARTQVFTVPPRVLVHNSASATSTVVEINGRDRPGLLHDLGSTITKQNLQIGAAKITTYGEKVVDVFYVKDIFGLKLERPSKVEELRRALLAVLDTVAPPEPKATRPAARSRAKLAAE
- a CDS encoding sel1 repeat family protein, whose translation is MIRLLPALLVLGALTGAQARDVAETQVQVLEALARQDWAEAQSLWQPLADAREPEAEYQLGLLLATAPAPYRNRAGARDFLTRAADHGHREASYRLGLLLAGNDPAEEAEALSRFKSAAAGGHGLAASEVARREGKSPSFRFALPDPNAPRPPDNWAPQVVTRAPDPVPGRPDAVVRTFPMPAPKPPAPAVTVDHTALAEAAPPPVRKSVAPPIPETPARSPEPPPVAPPPAPSAVKPAPVGDSRIRVAALRDASSLKPFERDFFRKTADWRDGLSLTHDTGADGWTRVYLGKLLPAPEAQSLCRALKERQVDCVVVR
- a CDS encoding TIGR00730 family Rossman fold protein, which encodes MTDRPDNSAQKASAAYRQPALDPEFLLGDSMRGVRFLMEYAKAEEHLRRHAIASTIVVFGSARVKPGSPWYEAARAFGALASRRGGALIDRPEGREHVIATGGGPGIMEAANRGAAEVGAPTIGFNITLPHEQEPNAFSTPDLTFRFHYFAMRKMHLAMRAAALVVFPGGFGTLDELFELLTLRQTGKIDHDLPVILFDRGFWTKLLDLQVMLDAGMIAERDLKLFTYADTAAEAWELLAARGLGRA